A single Candidatus Lokiarchaeota archaeon DNA region contains:
- a CDS encoding high-affinity iron transporter, whose product MIAALIIALREGLEIALVVVIMLAYLRKSNQSAMNGYVFSGLALAGITSLLIGGGIVAIWGSVEEVVLEIFEGVLVIIASLLLTTMIVWMKRKGKEISSDIEASTEGKLQTEGRWGLALLSFALVLREGVEIVLFTAALVIREGYQTYIGLTLGLVLAAGVGIGIYQGSLEIRFRTFFKWTSAFLILFAAGMLAYGIHELQEAGFLLIGPLEIWNINPPALPGGAVHPLHEDGFIGGLARSLFGYNGNPSALEVESYLSYLLVMGIYFFKKREKNSVPSVSKDLKDETPSKRL is encoded by the coding sequence ATGATAGCTGCTCTCATAATTGCTCTAAGAGAGGGATTGGAAATAGCACTAGTGGTAGTTATCATGCTAGCCTATCTTCGGAAATCGAATCAATCAGCGATGAATGGGTACGTTTTTTCGGGCCTTGCCCTAGCAGGAATCACGAGCCTCTTGATTGGAGGAGGAATAGTGGCAATCTGGGGAAGTGTAGAGGAAGTGGTACTGGAAATCTTTGAGGGTGTGCTTGTTATCATTGCATCTCTTCTACTGACGACCATGATTGTTTGGATGAAGAGAAAAGGAAAAGAAATTTCATCAGACATTGAAGCATCAACAGAAGGTAAACTGCAGACCGAAGGGAGATGGGGACTCGCACTGTTGAGCTTCGCTCTGGTCCTCCGAGAAGGGGTAGAAATCGTGCTGTTCACAGCAGCATTGGTAATTCGCGAAGGGTATCAGACGTACATTGGCCTCACTCTTGGGCTTGTTCTTGCTGCAGGCGTCGGTATAGGAATCTATCAAGGTTCTCTCGAAATAAGGTTCAGAACGTTTTTCAAATGGACATCTGCGTTCCTCATCCTATTTGCAGCAGGAATGCTTGCATATGGCATACATGAATTGCAGGAAGCAGGTTTTCTTCTTATTGGTCCTCTCGAGATATGGAACATAAATCCGCCCGCGTTACCAGGAGGGGCAGTCCACCCATTACATGAAGATGGTTTTATCGGGGGTCTGGCAAGGAGCCTTTTTGGATACAACGGGAATCCATCTGCTTTGGAAGTTGAATCGTATCTGTCCTATCTCCTTGTTATGGGGATCTATTTCTTCAAAAAGAGAGAAAAGAATTCGGTTCCATCAGTCTCCAAGGATTTGAAGGATGAAACCCCTTCCAAGCGCCTCTAA